The genomic segment gatcactactactactacacaaCCCAAAGTCAAAAGCCTTTCAAACATAACATCAATTAATTACTTAGAAATGACTGTAAAGTCTTCAGCTTTGTAACATAAGCAGTTAAACAGTCCGTGTTCACACTAGTACTCGATTCAATTTCAACTTGCTACTCATTTGTCTGTTAATATCTTTTTTTAGGATGAAACTTATGCCTGATATTAGAGGTGAATTCATTGGTTGAGTAATCGATTTACAGAAAAATTactgccaactattttgataattctTTATTAATATAATCATTTTTCAGGCACAAATGCCAAAAATTTCACTTCCTAAAGTGTCAGAATTTGCAGCATTTGCTGGTCACTGTACAAGAAAACAAGACAGTCGGATCATCGGTCATCTacaattgaaaaaataaataaaaattacatTAAGACTTCAGACGCCATTTACCTGCACGCTCGCCTTTCAGCGTATCCCAGACATTGCAGTTGAAGTCATCATAGCCGGCCAGGAGCAGCCGGCCACTCTTGGAGAAAGACACAGAGGTGATGCCGCAGATGATGTTGTCGTGGCTGTACATCATCAGCTCCTGGTCGGCACGCAGGTCAAACAGCCTGCAGGTGGCATCATCTGAGCCTGTGCCAAAGGCATTCCCGTTGGGGAAAAACTGCaagagcaaagaaaaaaaatcaagcagAGGTCAGGCAAGTGTTGTTAAATCATCATACGTGTTTTTTTAGGCAGAGGGCTGGCGCCTTTGGGGAGAGGTTTTCTTTAAAGAGGCtccttgttttcttgtttttaccACAATAAAAAGTTCATACAGCAATTAAAGTCTGGCATGTTAGAGCAacgaaacaaaacacaaaagataATTTGTTTGTGGGTAATTTAACTTTTCCAAGATATTGCTGCATCCACCCAACATAGTAGTATTTTATTAGTGGCTAATAAAATGAGATAACATTTTaattctaacttttttttttaagattagtctttgggcattttcgggcctttattttgataggacagctgaagacgagaaaggggagagagagagggggaatcgcatgcagcaaagggccgcaggtcggagtcgaacccaggcccgctacgtcaaggagtaaacctctaaatatgggcgcccgctctaccacctgagctatccgggcgcccaaaaTTCTAACTTTATACTTTGCAAAGGAAAAATATATGAAAGATGTCCCGATGACTCCAGATCAcaccatttttttgtttacaaaaacagTCTCAAGTTCCCCGCTGGACAAGGAAAACTACACTTAGTGACGCCTCTTGCCTAGTTActctttgattttcttctcgTGTTTAACTCAGATGTCGGCTCCAGGGAATAACCTAAGCCTGTAAGCGTGGTTAAAACAGATGACgtaggttgctttcacacctaccttgtTTGGTCCGTTTCAAACTAACCCTGACGTTATAAATTTGGTGTTgcggatattctgtccaataaacaagcgacCGGCCTCTAGGCTGTCTGGCAGTGCGTCTGTGGCGCAGGAGCTGTTTTATCAAAGGCTGCGATCGCTACAAGCTGATGTAAATGATCGGAGTAAAGTAATCTGGGTAAAtgcgagcgagcgagcgagagagagactgtgtgtgtgtgtgtgaggtttcaGTACTCACGGTGACGGCGTTGATATCGGACACGTGGCCAGTGAAGGATTGCCTGCACATGCCATCACGGATGTCCCACAGCTTGGAGGTGGCATCACAGGCTCCTGACACAAAGGTCTTGTAGTCCGGGCTTAGAGACAAACTCATCACATCCCCTGTGTGGCCGGTGAAGGCGGTGGCCTGCTGGCCTGTCTCTatgtcccacaatgcactgcaagAAAGGAGGTAGCGTTTAGGTATGATTGTCCCGAGACAATAAATGCTGTAATAATAACACATTATCTAAGACATACTAGCTCCTATATTAACTGAATTTTATGATTTATGTGAATTATTACAATTTTAGTGCCGTTATTGAAGGGCTTTTTTCCATATGCATCTTTATACACCTTTGTAGAATTATAACCCTGTATGACTGACAGAGTCTGCCGTGGGTATCTACTTTCACGTACTAGACTAGTGTTTTTGTAAAATCCACACAAAAGGGCATTCCACAACAGCAACATGAGGGTAAGATAGGGAGAATAAGAGGATGGATATTGGGGAGAAACTTTTTGACATCTTTATATAATGTGGTGGAGCATCTACAATCTACTGCGTACCATGGAGACCGGAATATTTCTATAACGTAAAGagctttaaattatttaaactgtGCAGATAGGAGCAGAGGGTGGTTGCTCACCAGGTGGTGTCTCCAGAGCTGGTCAGTATCTGGTTGTCATCCAAGAAACGACAGCAGGACAAGTAACCTGGAGGTAAACAGAGGTTCAACATCAGACACGGAGAGCTCTGCCCTGCCTTGTCAGTACACCTGGGCAAGGCACTTTACTCTTGAACTACTCACATGGTGGCCTACCACAACTGAATTTTGACTGCTATGCTAATCCTTCTTCACAATGTTGTCTACGTAAGTTTTAACCAGGGGTGAGATCTTTTTTCTGTAACCTGTGGCCCTTCCCACTCGTATAGATTGTGCTTAGGTAGCTGAGCCCACCCTTCATCCACATCCTGTGAtttgaaatttttttaaaagttgcgAAATGGGCATGTTCATCCAGCACTGTAGCCATGTAGTAGAAAACAACTAAttaaatgtactgtaagtaCTGATCTAGCTAAGGTTAAATTAACACTTCAAGGGGATGTGTGTGCCAGGagacatactgtaaataagCCCGTGAAAACGTGACATCCAGTGGAAAATAACAACAGCATTGTTTGACTCATTGAACCAGCCAGTCTATAcatatctaaaatctaaaactACAGTAaggaaatatacagtatgtgtgtcacAGGTATTGAACAAATCAGGTATGCTGGAGTGCTGCCTTCAGGTTGGGATATGATAAATAAGTAACAGTTAAAAGTTAGTTAACATaatagaaataagaaatatGCTCAGAGTTACTGGTTCTGTTGAGTCAGGAAACGGCTCAttttattagtattattttttGACTGGCCTACCTGTGTGTCCGGGTAGCTCTCGGGTGACACGCACGTTGCCCTCACGGGTCTTCAGGCTGTATATGGAGCAGATGTTGTCCAGGCCACCGCAGGCCACATAGTTCCCAGAGGGGGCGTAGGCGCAGGTCATCACCCAGGAAGAGCGCAGCGGGATGGCATGCATCTGAGGACCAGGAGATTAttattaaatacaataaaaaggaagTAATGTTCAGCTTTAAGGTCAATTTATGTGCTTCAATCCAAAATGCTGTGTGATACAATTAAGTCATCAGCTGACAAAATTCTGCCACTTCCTCTTTACTTCACTACTTCATTATAAAAAATTTGCTTCTCAATAAGGAGAGATAATTGGGTCATTTGGATGGTGGCCTGTCGCAGTTCCCAACATATTTACAACAGTATTGTGTTTAAGAGAGCCAGTGCATAAATGACAGTCTGTACTCTAAAAGGAACATCTGGACAGTTGATATCAGCTTGTCTAACCAGACGAGAGTCAGCGAAGTCTGACGAGAGCAGCACATTGCTGATGGCAGAAAACTTCTAAATGTACTGTAACTCGGATGGAATTTAATGCAACTGTATTTGTACATATTATGCATTCTATTATTGATTTTGAATAATCTCACCTTATTTGTTGTGTAGCTGTCCCAGATGATTAGCTTTCCATCTTGCGAGGCACTGACCAGTAACCTAGAAACATGTTAAGAACAGCAGCATCACACACTGgtcacacataaaacacataatcttgggggggaaaaaaacactatcTAAAATACATGCAACCTGGATTATTAAAAGCAATGAGAGCCAGCAGCCACCTAACAGAGTACTGTGCTACACTGTCTGAATAAGTCTAAGGTGCTCTGTCAAAAAGCATTCAGCGTGAGCTCCCTACTCTTCTCTGCCAGTCCCCATTTCCCTCCTTCTTCCCCTCTTCTTCCCCCTCCTGGTGGAAGTCTCCTCATCCAGGGAAGTCTCTTTTAATGTCCCACGCCATGTAATATTCATTACCCCAGTTATGTAAAAGTCCCTACTGTCGGGTGGGAGGTGGAAGCCTGAAGGGTTGAGAAAGCACTAGAAAGAAGCTGGGGTGGGGCACATAGACGGTTAACATTAAATGGACAGAGCACGTgggacgtcacccattggtttgtggagatctgccatgagtcgtcgagtttgaCGTTAGGGGCGCAGCCATCTTGGTTGCGGaagtgacgattttagacgagagggaggagtgagggaggagccatagACTGTTGGGCGGTATCTGACTGTGACGTCAGCTGAGAGTTGGCaacgctgcttacactctacgttacttTACACACTATCACTGGCAATCTGGatgcaactgctgctgaaagctaGCCTACATAATTCAAGGTAAGATTTAGCTTCGCTAGGTTTTAAGTTCACGGATAAGCTTTGCTAAAcctctgtcatgattgacaggccgcaaactgtcaatcacatcatagccacgccctaaaacaccccctgctttatcgtcgattataaaatcaacgagaccataattaaaaaaatgaacatcattctgtattgcagaagatctaaaactagcgattgagaatATAAACTCGTTGTGAAAaggtttactgaggtaataaatcaagtgagaagtgggtcactttttcattgacttctacagaaaccgaccttcTTTTGAAACCGCaagtgtcgccccctgctggaattcagataaaatgcaggtttaaggcacttccgcatttgcagcactttgccaaaccggatgctttgtccattaatatttacagtcagtGGTGGGGCAGCAAGAAGGGACAGCCAAAAAGGGAATGCAGAGAAGATGATGAAATAGAAACAGTCAGTATAGAGTGAGACTTATAGGTGGTGCAGATGCAGAAACAGCTGGAACCCCTACCTCCCTTCCTAACTGGGCGTTTCCCTCTCTCCAAGGACAGGAAGTGGTTTGACGGTGCTATGCTACAATCAAGTGGAGAGCCATCACGCTTAAATGTCAGTGGCTGTATACAAAATAAACACTGGCCTCCTGCAGGGTCACCCAGAAGGTGctaggcgcacacacacacacacacacacacataacagaaTTATCACGTTTAAACAGCCTATGCATCATCAGTTGCAGTAGGTTTTACTGAAACTAATTTGCTTAAAAAGAACAGTTTGCAGAACAGGTCAAATCTACAAATTTGACCAGAGAAACAGAACTACTTTTTTGCTACACCGTCTTCCAGTTAATTTTGTATGGATAAAGCCAGTGCACTGCATGCATACTGTAGGGAAAATAAAATTGCATAATTGCAGgaattccatttaaaaaagcagttTGTAGGTTGTGCAGTCCAATCTGGACTCACTGATAAATTGTGAATCATCACATTTGAAAAActtttaaaatctaaaaaaaaaggtttaaatctTACAAACTGCATCTTTAAGGAAATATTAAATAAGCTGTGGTGGCTGCCTGTCTCTCGGTGCCCAACTAATATCATTACTGTGCTCATAGTGAGGGCGTAAAACAGTGCTAGCACTCAGACAAATGTACAGTAGTAGCAGAGGTGGCAGTAGTGACAGTCAATTATGGTGGTATTAGTCATATTAGTAGAATAATAagtagtagtggtagtagtggtagtagtaCTGATAGTAGTATAGCCCCACACCTGGGACTGCCGTCACTGCCCCAGTGCATTGCATTGGGAGACAGGTggacagaaagaaagataaaTAGTGACACAGACATATTATACACagaaatattaataacaattgAAAATTCCTACATTCTAAGGTAATTGTACCTGTGTATATTTGCAGTGAGAGTTGAAATTTGGTTTCAATTTTATGCTACATTGCATAGCCTAGATATCGACTGTCAAGTTGGTGGTATTACTTAGGAAGTACTAATTATGTAAGAATTGAATCAGTTAAGTCAACTTTCCAAGACCAAGATTGAGCCGATGCCAGACTGGTGATTTTATTGTAAAATTCCCACTAAAGGTGTGTCCATGTTTGCCTGAAATGGAAACTTGCAAACTTTCAGCTCTTGGCTGCACTTTATTGCCCATCCCTAACATACTGTAGATTAGGGAATCATTTtttcgcaatatcaactggcgcaatgcATACAATCGCAAACGCATTGCGAAAAGCTGTGacacatcgcgaaagacacaagaaaatatcagaaaactgcactttaaaatgtaatgtcattcttttttagtggtgccttttacaTTCAATTCACTGTTtgaagaatgttggaaattatttcctttcatttgttctaTATTCAACAAGCAATATGTTGTATTtcatactgaaagcagcagaaatgcagaactgagtacttTAATATCCAttaatttatcgcaagtaatatcgttatcgcgatattcaacaacattatcgtAAATTAGACTcatgtcgtgcagccctactgtagaTCTTGACAGTTATAGCTGTAGTGTTAACAGTCACCATACTGTCACTGGCAGTCTAGAAACTCAACAGTCTTAGCGCAGACCGAAATTAACACAGGCTTCAAAGGTCGTACAATTCTAATAAAATCAGCTAAAATGAACTATTATGTAATATTATTTTGGTTCAGTGTGTTCAGTGATTAAAATAATCTTTTGAATGGAAACAACCAAGCAAGCAACCTAAAGCAGCTGAAAATGACACCATATAACCAGCAGAAGAAACAACAAACCTACATCAACCACTGCATCAAAAATTATATATTATGCTgaacaacatttaaaacaagttgACGATGGACTGAGGGTGTACAACTGCATTTTGTCATCTATAAGGCCTAACAAAACTTTCcagaaatggggggggggggagagttagatatcatcttaaaagtacagattgtttgttttttacagataAAGCCGCCCACAAAAAACccacaataaaaacagaaatccgACCAGGAAGACAAAAAACCCCAGTGGTATAAAAAGGTACATTTCCTTTCCTGGTCTTGGCTCAtaattgtgttgtgtgtagaATAACTACACTACCTGGAGTCGCTTCCCCAGTGCATTGCATAGATCTTGGCCAGGTGGCCCCTGAGAGTGCGTCGCGTCCGCATCTGTATCCGGCCCACTGAGTCCAGACCAGCTGTGATCTGCCAAAACACAGGAGGGACAGGGAcggagacacatacacacatacacacacacacacacacacacacacacccttataTTGGTGTATAATGTCTGGAGTATTTATATGGAATCAGTGACAACTTATGTTTGTAAATACTAACAGGCTGGGGAATTTCTAATGTCTATTTTGACCTTGATTAGCTACTGACTTACACTGAAGGCAGTGCGTAGATTTGTGTTGCAACTTTCGAAGGTATTCAAAAGTGAGATTGTCTTATCTAGCTTCtgaccaggggtctcatttataaaactgtgcgtaggatccttactataagtgtacgtacgcccaaaagcccaaaatggcgtacgccgaaaaaaaaaaagagtcagatttataaaaccgtgtgtacgcacacctgtaagcaatgttcgctttataaatcacagattacctacaagcgtgcgtacgtggatcagccccttatcccgccctgtacacgcccatttttaaccataaatagtcaatgcaaagcacctcgtgaatgctgatcagtgtatgaatgacactggcagttgttacaccgTATCATGACGACTGGCAGAGAATAAGCAAAAAAAtgtctcagacgttcaggaattgctgcaaattgaattataatgtcggcctgttcttgcacagtgtatgGATCCCTGATTTATAGactacatataataataataataataatacgtccaaaacgtAACTTTTAATGTCTTGAACATTCCCTTCTTTTGCAAAATATGATAAATTGTGACCATGAAAATGTGTACAACTGCACAGGAAAATACACCGCTAATTATTTACACAATTTTGAAATTttgaaatgtagaaaaaaagtcttacCTGTGACAGAGTGGAGTCACTGCAGGCTTTCCTGGCATcctgcaacacaacaaaaaccTCAATCATGCTGACCAGCGACAAATTATAGCTTATTTAGTCACTGCACAGCTACATGTAACGCACAAGATTACTGCACGGacaaacaaataatgaaacaaaagaCTAAAAACCTACGTTAAATAAGTGTCCAAACATGTGCTGTACATTATTGCtatttacagaaagtgaaaatCTCAGTGATCACAGAATAATCAAACAACTTGACATTTATagatcacatgcacacaaaatgttgctgtaccCGGATCTGATTGCGTAGCTGCTCGGCTTCCTGCCGCAACTGTTCCAGCTCGCTCATTGTCTCTCTGTGATGTGTTCAGGCCACACTCCGCTCCAAATACTGACTGGGctgggaaaacacacacacacacacacacactcacacactcacacacactcacacactcacacacacacactcacacacactcacacactcacacacactcacacccagACACGCTTTACCAGCTGACACCtgcaagacaaagacagaaatactaTGTGTTCAACAGGCAGAAGGAGAGTGAAGAATGGGAAGACTTCCATCAGACAAATATAGGTATCCTGTATGGGTTCAGACCAAAGAATGATGCTGCAAAGGGTGGGGTTGGGTGGAGGCCTGGAGGGTGGCCTGCCTCTTCAAACACCCCCAGTCTGGTTCAAAAGGCCATCTGAGCCAGGCTCTGACCTTTCCTGACGACTTAATCAGCCTTTTGTATTGTTGCATTTCGCTGTTTGATCTCCCCACCCGAAGAGCCCCGaaagtacgtgtgtgtgtattgtgagcAGATTAGGATGGTTTATTAGACATTATATCCAAAAGAGAACATGTGTGCATATATTCATCTATGGGTGTATGTAGCTACATTATGTGAGCATTTATTTAAACGTGTGTCTAGGTTAGGTATGTCAGATCTGTTTAAAACGtgcacaaacgtgtgtgtgtgtgtgtgtgtgtgtgtgtgtgtgtttccacttCCTTTACCTTGGGGAGCCTGAATGTGGGTCACAAAGCACTTAGACACTCCTCAGAAATGTTTGGACTgcgaaccccccccccccacacacacacacacacctcattttCCAGGCTGTCCAGAAGTCTAACCTCAGAGATAAAATTTTCAGTTCCATTTTCTATAATTCAACAATTACACCAAGTCCAACCCTTCCTCTCCACAGAGAAATCATGTTTATGTAAAAAGGAGGTTGTTTGTGCTTTATCTTCATTTTTGCAGAGGCTTTAAAACCATTGGGGCCcagttacttttttatttaccaAGAAAGAAAAACCCATCATTTTACAAATAGCTATTAAGTACGTAAGACAATGGTTTGATGTCCATGCTGCTACGATTGCCTTTTAAGATACTCTGAATGTGTGAAAAGCTACTCTTTGATTCTCGGTTCACTTGGTTTTGGCCATTGTGCCTCTGCTCTGCAAACACAAGAGAGGATGCTTTGGACTGCTTATCGAGGACTCTTGTCTTAGCCAAGGAGTTCTTTGACAGTAATGAGGCATCAGGGGCAGCAGGACTTGCAATACTTTCAGCTGCCCGGGAGTGACGTCACTGCCGCCTCCCGCTGACGCAACCCCCTCTAAAGAGAGGCTCTCAGCGTCAGCTCACCTGTGATGTGGTGCTGCTCTATGACTGCTATGATCCATTATACTGTATGCCTCTGAAATTTGCCACGTCACACAAAGCACCTTGTAGACTACCAAAACACCCGTTATGACCTTCTACACTTGGCTAAATATTTTTAATCAATGTGTTCAGCCTTAGGCTTGTGTCGTGAAAGGCAACGGAGCACACAAGAGAGATGAGGTAGAAAATAACGCAGTTATGTCAGAAGATGACGCTGAAAAACATGATGTGTTGGGGTGCATTGCCATCCGTTTAAATAAAACTGACAGCTCTGATTTTAGGCATGCAATGGCAGTGATTTGCAGGAGTGCCTCATAAATTATCTCGTTCACGTGGATAATAAATATTAGTAATATAGAAACCAAAACAGTCCACTCATTACTGCTGTAATAACTAACCACATAACTGCCAAAACATGTCATACTGATAAATGCCTATCAAAAGCCTACTAAAGGACTAAATTAAgtttaaatgtaacaatttatAGTTGTAAAACTCAGTGAGCAGTGAGTCTTTTCTCCAGATGTGTGACTGGAGTCATGCAGCTAATCAGCCAGGCCAATGCAGGCCCAGAGCATGGCACAGGATCAGGGGTGACAAAGGCAGAGCTGTGTGTTGGCGCTGCCTATTGTGTAGAATAAGGCTGCCAGCTACAGTAGATAGTGCTGCTTGGCAGAGGTGCCTCATTtcagtgccacttaaatgcctgtgcTGTTCTCTGGTGCTCCGAGACAAACTtggaggcaacagaagcatcactgcacatgacgctagttaacactacacttggcagcatgTAACGTTAGTTAAAAAGGTATGCAGCTTTAAGCAGAGCTGAAATTATTAGTCAATTAGTCAA from the Sander vitreus isolate 19-12246 chromosome 9, sanVit1, whole genome shotgun sequence genome contains:
- the LOC144523372 gene encoding guanine nucleotide-binding protein subunit beta-4 — protein: MSELEQLRQEAEQLRNQIRDARKACSDSTLSQITAGLDSVGRIQMRTRRTLRGHLAKIYAMHWGSDSRLLVSASQDGKLIIWDSYTTNKMHAIPLRSSWVMTCAYAPSGNYVACGGLDNICSIYSLKTREGNVRVTRELPGHTGYLSCCRFLDDNQILTSSGDTTCALWDIETGQQATAFTGHTGDVMSLSLSPDYKTFVSGACDATSKLWDIRDGMCRQSFTGHVSDINAVTFFPNGNAFGTGSDDATCRLFDLRADQELMMYSHDNIICGITSVSFSKSGRLLLAGYDDFNCNVWDTLKGERAGVLAGHDNRVSCLGVTEDGMAVATGSWDSFLRIWN